From the Polynucleobacter acidiphobus genome, the window GCGCAAGCGCGTCTCAATTTGATGACTTCCTAGACCGCGCATCACTTTTTGCAAGAGGTAAAGCTCTTCTGCACTCGCGATGGGATGAGCCAGCGCCGCCAATGCTTGACTGCCATGCTGCTTCTGAATATCACTTAATGAGTGCACAACGTAATCGAGGGCGGACTGCCAATCGGTCTCCAACCACTGCCCATTTTGTTTCACCATGGGGGTGGTTAAACGATCAGGGCTATTTAAGCCCTCGTACGCAAAGCGATCGCGGTCACTAATCCAGCACTCATTGATGGCCTCGTTCTCAAGCGCGACAACCCGCATCACATGATTGGCCTTCGTTTGTACGGTAGTGTTGGCACCGACAGCATCATGCGGACTGATCGAGCGCTTGCGGACCAACTCCCAAGTACGCGCGGCATACCGAAATGGCTTGCTGGTTAAGGCACCCACTGGGCAGATATCAATCATATTTCCAGAGAGCTCAGAGTCAACCGTTTGCCCCACAAAAGTAGTGATCTCCGAATGCTCGCCACGGTTGATCATGCCAAGCTCCATCACACCAGCAACCTCTTGCCCAAAACGCACGCAGCGGGTGCAGTGAATGCAACGCGACATCTCTTCCATGGAAATGAGTGGTCCAACATTTTTATGGAAAACCACACGCTTCTCTTCTTTATAGCGCGAACTGGATTTACCGTAGCCAACTGCTAAATCTTGTAATTGGCATTCACCACCCTGATCGCAAATCGGGCAATCCAAGGGATGGTTAATCAATAAGAACTCCATCACCGACTTTTGCGCCTCAACAGCCTTCGCCGAATGGGTAAATACCTTCATACCGGCCATCACGGGGGTGGCACATGCCGGTAGCGGCTTAGGCGCCTTCTCGACTTCAACCAAACACATCCGGCAGTTTGCGGCGATGCTCAGTTTCTTGTGATAGCAAAAATGGGGAACATAGGTGCCTAGTTTATTGGTGGCATGCATCACCATCGAGCCCTGTGGCACCTCAACGGGCTTACCATCGACATGGATCTCAATCATGTTCACCGTGCTCATGATTAGGCAGCCTTTGCAAATGAAGAAACCATGCAATGCTTGTGCTCAACATGGTAGGCAAACTCATCCATGTAGTGCTTGAGCATTCCTTGCACTGGCATCGCCGCCGCATCACCTAAGGCACAGATGGTCCGCCCTTGAATATTTCCGGCAACGTCTTTGAGAAGATCCAAATCCTCTGGACGACCTTGGCCATGTTCAATACGGTTAACGATACGCCAGAGCCAACCCGTGCCCTCGCGGCATGGGGTGCATTGGCCACATGACTCTTCGTGATAGAAATACGAGAGACGCAGGAGTGAACGCACCATGCAACGGGTCTCATCCATCACGATCACCGCCCCCGAACCAAGCATCGACCCAGCCTTGGAGATCGCGTCGTAATCCATGGTGATATCCATCATGATCTTGCCAGGCAAGACCGGCGCTGATGATCCGCCAGGGATTACGGCTTTGAGCTGTTTGCCATTGCGCATTCCACCCGCCAACTTCAATAACTCTGCAAAGGGCGTGCCGAGTGGAACTTCATAGTTACCTGGGTAAGTAACGTCGCCTGATACGGAGAAGATCTTGGTGCCGCCATTATTAGGCTTACCTAATTTGAGATAGGCCTCTGCACCGATGGCCAGAATAAATGGCACGGCTGCAAAGGTCTCGGTGTTGTTAATGGTCGTTGGCTTGCCATATAGACCAAAGTTGGCTGGAAATGGTGGCTTAAAGCGCGGCTGCCCTTTTTTTCCTTCAAGGGACTCTAAGAGCGCAGTCTCTTCTCCGCAAATATAGGCACCAAAGCCTGGGGCGGCATGCAACTGGAAGCTAAATTCCGTTCCTAAAATTTTCTCTCCAAGATAGCCCGCGGCATGTGCCTCCTCAAGAGCCTCTTCAAAGCGCTCATAGACCTCCCAGATCTCGCCATGAATGTAGTTATATCCCGTTGAGATTCCCATCGCGTAGGCGCCGATGATCATGCCTTCAATCAATGCATGGGGGTTATAGCGCATGATGTCACGGTCTTTGAATGTGCCGGGCTCACCTTCATCGCTATTACAAACCAAATATTTATTGCCGTTGTAGTTCTTAGGCATGAAGCTCCACTTCAAGCCCGTTGGAAATCCAGCACCACCGCGGCCACGCAAGGACGATGCTTTGACTTCCGCAATCACGGCATCCGGGGTAATTTTTTCGTTCAGAATCCGGCGTAGCTGTTGATAACCGCCGCGCGCCTCATAGTCTTTGAGATGCCAGTTCTTACCATCTAGGCCAGCCAAAATTAAGGGCTTGATGTGACGACTATGCAAACTGGTCATACGCTCCCCCCTTTTGCTTGCGCATTCAACTCATCCAATAAGGCGTCGATCTTTTCTTGGGTCATAAAACTGCACATCCGGTGGTTGTTCACCAACATCACAGGTGAGTCGCCACAGGCACCCATGCACTCGCCCTCTTTCAAGGTGAAAGTTCCGCAGGGCGTGGTCTCATTAAAGTTAATCCCGAGTTTTTTCTTGAGGTAGTCAGCCGCTTCTTCGCCATGCGTTAACTGACAAGGTAAATTGGTACACACAACCAGTTTGAACTTACCAATCGGCTTGGTCTCATACATGTTGTAGAAGGTCGCCACTTCCTCAACCGCAATCTTAGGCATCTCCAGAATTTGTGCAACTTCCGCAATGATCTCGGGGGAGACCCAACCATGCTCTTCTTGTGCGGCAATTAGGCATGCCATCACTGCCGATTGTTTTTGCTCAGACGGATACTTCGCAATATTGCGATCCATTTGAGCTCGAGTCTTAGCAGAAAAAAGGGATTGGACTGTCATCATGATTTATCGATCGATCTCACCAAACACAATGTCTTGGGTCCCAATGATAGTGACCGCATCCGCAATCATGTGACCGCGTGACATCTCATCCATGGCTGCTAAATGAGCAAAGCCAGGAGCCCGAATCTTTAAGCGGTAAGGTTTGTTGGCACCATCCGAAATGGCGTAAATCCCGAACTCACCCTTTGGGTGCTCTACTGCTGCATACGCCTCACCGGCAGGCACATGAATCCCTTCGGTAAAGAGCTTGAAGTGATGAATCAACTCTTCCATATTGGTTTTCATATCAACGCGCTTTGGAGGAGCTACCTTGTGGTTATCGCTCATCACTGGGCCTGGATTAGCACGCAACCACTTCACACACTGCTGAATAATGCGATTGGATTGACGCATCTCTTCCATACGCACTAAATATCGGTCGTAGCTATCGCCATTCACTCCCACTGGAATATCAAAATCCAACTGGTCATAGACTTCATAAGGCTGCTTCTTGCGCAAGTCCCAAGCAAAACCGGAGCCACGCAACATCGGGCCAGTAAAGCCCATCTGCAGAGCTCGCTCAGGCGAGACCACACCGATACCCACTAAACGCTGCTTCCAAATACGGTTATCGGTTAAGAGATTGTTGTACTCATCTACATTCGCTGGAAAGCGATTACTAAAGTCTTCAATGAAATCCAATAATGATCCGCTACGGCTCTCATTTAAGCGCTTCACCGCCTGCTCACTCCGAATCGCGGACTTGGCGTATTGCGGCATCTTCTCAGGCAAATCGCGATAGACGCCGCCGGGACGATAGTAGGCTGCATGCATCCGAGCACCGGATACCGCCTCATACATATCGAAGATATCCTCACGATCACGGAAAGCATATAAGAAGATCGCCATCGCACCAACGTCGAGACCGTGGCAGCCAACCCAGAGCAAGTGATTGAGTAGACGGGTGAGCTCATCAAACATTACGCGGATGTATTGAGCACGCACTGGTACGTCGACATCCAAGAGTTTCTCGATGGCCATCACATAGGCGTGCTCGTTAACCATCATCGATACATAATCGAGACGATCCATATACGGCACACTCTGAATCCAAGTCCGGGTCTCGGCGAGTTTTTCGGTCGCGCGATGCAATAAGCCAATATGCGGATCGGCGCGTTGGATTACCTCGCCGTCGAGCTCCAGCACTAAACGCAATACACCGTGAGCCGCAGGATGCTGGGGGCCAAAGTTGAGGGTGTAGTTCTTAATCTCAGCCATTTGCTAAGCCACCGTATTGTTCTTCACGAATCACGCGTGGGGTTACTTCACGCGGATCAATCGTAACTGGCTGATACACCACCCGCTTTAACTCCGGGTCATAGCGCATCTCGACGTGGCCCGAGATTGGGAAATCCTTACGGAATGGATGACCAATAAAGCCGTAGTCGGTCAAGATACGACGCAAATCCTCATGGCCATCGAACAAGATACCAAAGAGATCAAAGGCTTCACGCTCAAACCAATTGGCCGAGTTCCAAATGGGAACCATCGATGCCACCAAGGGGTAGTCATCGTCTGGGGCAAATACCCGAATGCGCAGACGTTGGTTATGCTTGATAGACAGTAAGTGGCTAACCACCGCAAAGCGAGGTCCGCTCCAGGTACCATCGGCATAGTCTTTGTAATCAACTCCACATAAATCAATGAGTTGCTCAAACGCTAAGCTAGGATCGTCTCGCAATAATTTGGCTGACTCCGCATACGTTGCGTGATGCAACACGATGGTCAACTCGCGATGATCGATCGTGGCACTCTGAATACGGTTTCCCAAAACACGATCAAGTTGCAAACGAAGTTGTTCGAGGCGATCACTCATCTCAACCCTTCCTCGCAATGGTGCTGGTCCGACCAATCTTGGCCTGCAACTGAATAATGCCGTAGATCAAGGCTTCTGCCGTTGGTGGACAACCTGGCACATACACATCCACTGGGACAATGCGATCACAACCGCGTACCACCGAGTAAGAGTAGTGATAATAGCCGCCGCCATTCGCACATGAACCCATCGATATCACCCAACGCGGTTCTGGCATTTGGTCGTAGACCTTGCGCAAGGCTGGAGCCATCTTGTTGCATAAGGTGCCTGCCACAATCATCAAATCGGATTGGCGGGGCGATGGACGGAATACCACTCCAAAACGATCGAGGTCGTAGCGCGATGCGCCCGCATGCATCATCTCAACTGCGCAACAAGCCAAACCAAAGGTCATCGGCCAAAGCGATCCGGTTCTGGTCCAATTGATTAACTGGTCAGCCGAGGTCGTTACAAAACCTTGTTTTAGAACACCTTCAAGTGCCATCGACGTCTACTCCCAATCCAGGGCGCCCTTTTTCCAGATATAAGCAAAACCAACGATAAACTCAAGGAGGAAAATTGCCATCGCAATGTAACCTTCCCAGCCAATATCCCTTAAGGCAACGCCCCAAGGAAATAAAAATGCGGTTTCGAGATCAAACAGGATAAAAAGGATGGCGACCAGGTAGTAGCGCACATCGAATTTCATACGAGCATCTTCAAAGGCTTCAAAGCCGCACTCGTATGGGGAATCTTTTTCTGAATAAGGTTTGGAGGGGGCTAAAACTTTACCCAAGACAATGGGGGCAAGACCGACGCCGATACCGACAAGAATAAACAACAGTACTGGGAAGTAATTTGAAAGGTTCAACTTCTTCTATCCTGTGTCAGATTTCCAAACGTTCGAATTATCAACGACTTTCATTTTGGGATTCTTGATTTACAGCAATAAGACAAGAATTCCCGACCAAACTAATCCACTTTGGTGCCGACGGCGAGACTCGAACTCGCACAGCCTAAGCCACTACCCCCTCAAGATAGCGTGTCTACCAATTTCACCACGTCGGCATCTCGGAAAAGCCCTACAACAACCCTCAATTCTACCGCATTGCACCTTCCAAAAAGGTGCAAATTAGCGAGGCACGACCGGCTTACCGGGTTCTGAACTTGCTCCATTTGCTGGAGTGGCGCCACCTTGCTGAGCAGGGGCTACAGTCGGCAAGGTTGAGTTGGATAAAACCCCTGACTCAACAGGCTTTTTAGTGCCCAACCAGGTAATTCCTAGGGTGCTCACAAAAAAGATCACCGCAAAAATAGCGGTGGTACGCGAGAGAAAGTTTGAGGAGCCGGTTGCCCCAAATAAACTACCTGAGGAGCCCGAACCAAATGCTGCGCCCATATCAGCGCCCTTACCTTGCTGAATCAAGACCAAGCCAATAATGGCCAATGCAGAAACTACTTGCAGGACCACGAATAAAGTTTTAAGCCATTCCATTTCTGTTCTCCATATCGTCATTCATCATGCAATCCATCACGCCCGACAGATTGCTAAAAACTCCTTGGCATCCAACGATGCGCCACCAACCAACGCCCCATCAATATCGGGCATGGCAAAAAGCTCCGTGGCGTTATCGGCCCGGACACTGCCTCCGTAAACAATCCCAATATGAGACGCCACATCATCATCAAACTCAGCCAGTTGCAAGCGAATCGCCCGGTGCATATCTTGGGCCATTTGCGCACTCGCAACCTTACCTGTCCCAATGGCCCAAATCGGCTCATACGCAATCAAGCAATCCACCAAGCGATCTTGCAGGGTGCTTACCTGACTGGCAACCTGTCGCCTCACCACCTCGACTGCACGCCCAGAATTTCTCTCATCCGCTGTTTCACCAACGCAAATGATTGGGGTCAACTCATGATCTAAAGCCTGCTCTGCTTTGAGAGCGATGCTCTCATTGGCCTCGCCGTACTGCATACGACGCTCCGAATGACCCACGATCACAAAGCGCACACCCATCTCCTGCAACATGCTCGCACTCACCTCACCTGTATATGGCCCAGACGCATAGGCCGATACATCTTGCGCCCCTAATTGAAGCTGCGAACTTCCCAAATAGTTACTGCATTCTTGCAAATACGGAAAGGGCACACAGACACCAAAACGCCGACCTGCCGGCATGCCCTGCTGCATCTCTGTAGTGACCGTTTGCAACCAATCCCGATTACTGCGAACACTGCCATTCATCTTCCAATTGCCGATGACCGTCAATGCGCGCATAGCAACTCTCTTACACCGTTAACACAATTTTTCCGACATGCTCGCTAGATTCCATCAATCGATGCGCATCTGCGGCTTGCTCTAAGGAAAATGTTTTATAAATAACTGGCTTTAGTTGACCTGCGTTCAGCAAGGGCCACACCGTTTGATACAACTCTTTAGTAATTTGATGCTTAAAGGCCACAGGTCTTGGACGCAAGGTCGATCCCGTAATGGTTAATCGGCGACGCAGTATTTGACCCGTATTCACTTCTGCCTTTGAGCCTCCCATGATGGCAATAATCACAATACGACCATCATCGGCTAAACAATCAATCTCGCGCTGTAAGTAGGTACCGGTGACCATGTCCAAAATGACATCTACGCCCTTACCATTAGTCGCCTTCTTAATTTCTTCTACAAAGTCTTGAGTTTTGTAGTTGATTGCAAGATCTGCGCCCAATTGCGTGCAAGCCGCACACTTTTCGTCGCTTCCTGCGGTCACAAATACCCGATGACCGAGTGCTTTAGCGATGAGAATAGCGGTCACACCAATACCACTCGAGCCGCCCTGCACTAGCAAAGTCTCACCTTTACTCAGATGTCCACGTTGAAAGACATTGCTCCATACGGTAAAAAAGGTTTCTGGCAAAGACGCTGCCTCAATATCTGAAAAGCCTTTCGGATAGGGCAAACATTGCGCGATTGGGGCGGTACATAAATCGGCATATCCGCCACCCTGCACTAGTGCACAGGCTTTATCGCCCACCTTCAAACCAAAGGTGTTATCAGCGTGCGCAAGATCACCGCCAATGATCTCTCCGGCCACTTCAAGACCGGGGATATCGGATGCGCCTGGAGGAACGGGGTAATGCCCTTTTCGTTGCAAAACATCCGGACGATTAATGCCGGCTGCCTTCACCCGAATTAAGACCTCGCCAGAGCCTGCGCTTGGCACAGCAGGATCTGGACGCTCTGCTTTGACCAACATCTCTGGAGCGCCATACTCCCGAATCTCCATTACACGCATCGCAATACTCCTGCTTAAACGGTCTCGTTTGGACTATCGCTTGCCTGCGTATCTGCCAAACCAGACTCAGGGGTCAATAGCGCTTTCATCGATAAACGCAAACGACCACGCTCATCGGCTGCGAGTAATTTCACACGCACCACCTGACCCTCTTGCAAGAAGTCTTTGACATCCTTCACGCGCTCGGTTGAGATCTCAGAGATATGTAAGAGTCCATCTTTACCGGGCAGAATGTTGACGAGGGCACCAAACTCCAGCAACTTCACAACGGGGCCTTCATAAACCTTACCAACTTCAGCTTCAGCGGTAATGCCTTCAATCTTAGCTTTAGCCAAGGCCATGCCTTCTGCACTGGTTGAGGCGATCGTGACCGTACCATCATCTTTAATATCAATGCTGCAACCGGTCTCTTTGGTAAGCGCCTGAATCGTTGCGCCGCCCTTACCAATCACTTCACGGATCTTGTCTGGATGGATCTTAAAGGTCACCATGCGTGGTGCGTGCTCCGATAGCTCAGTGCGTACAGAACCCATCGCTTCTTGCATTTTGCTCAGAATATGCAAACGGCCTTCTTGAGCTTGTGCCAACGCAACCTGCATGATTTCTTTGGTAATGCCTTGGACCTTAATGTCCATCTGCAAAGCCGTAATCCCGTTGGCTGTACCAGCCACCTTAAAGTCCATATCGCCCAGGTGATCCTCATCACCCAAGATGTCGGTTAACACTGCAAAGCGATTGCCATCCAAGATGAGGCCCATGGCAACACCGGCCACATGCGCCTTCACTGGAACACCGGCATCCATCAGAGCTAAGCAGCCGCCGCAGACTGAAGCCATCGAGGATGAACCATTGGACTCGGTAATCTCAGAAACCAAACGAATGCTGTACGCAAACTCTTCCATGCTTGGCAATACTGGTACTAAAGCACGCTTCGCTAAACGGCCGTGACCAATCTCACGACGCTTGGGTGTGCCAACGCGACCGGTCTCACCCGTTGCAAATGGAGGCATGTTGTAGTGGAACATAAAGCGATCGCGGTACTCACCTTCGAGCGCGTCAATGATTTGCTCATCGCGCGCAGTTCCAAGAGTTGCAACCACCAAGGCTTGCGTCTCACCACGGGTAAAGAGTGCAGAGCCGTGAGTGCGTGGTAATACGCCGTTGCGAATTTCAATGGGGCGTACAGTGCGAGTATCGCGGCCGTCAATACGTGGCTCACCATTGAGAATTTGGCTACGTACGATTTTTGCTTCGATCTCGAACAAGAGATTACCAACTTCCACTTCATCCACTTCGCCGTCAGCAGCTAACTGGGTCATGACATTGGCAACCACTTCCTTGATCTTGGTGGAGCGAGCTTGCTTTTGACGAATTTGATACGCTTCGCGCAATGGGCCCTCTGCCAAGCTTTGTAACTTGGCAATTAAAGCTTCGTTCTTTGCTGCTGGCTTCCAATCCCATTCGGGCTTACCGGCATCACGCACGAGTTCCTGGATCGCATTGATCGCGATCTGCGACTGCTCATGGCCGTATACAACTGCGCCTAACATAACGGCTTCAGATAACTGTTGAGCCTCGGACTCCACCATCAATACTGCAGCTTGGGTACCGGCTACGATCAAATCGAGTTCGCTGGTCGCTTGCTCGCTACGATTGGGGTTGAGTAAATACTGACCGTCACGGTAACCAACGCGCGCCGCACCCATTGGGCCATTAAATGGAATGCCCGAAATCGCGAGCGCAGCAGACGATGCGATTAAGGCTGGAATATCGGCTGGCACATCTGGATTAATCGACATCACATGCACGACCACCTGAACTTCGTTATAAAAGCCTTCTGGGAACAATGGGCGGATCGGACGATCAATCAGACGTGAGATTAAGGTCTCGCCTTCAGACGGACGCCCCTCGCGACGGAAGAATCCTCCAGGAATCTTGCCAGCAGAATAGGTCTTCTCGATGTAGTCAACCGTTAAGGGGAAAAAGTCTTGACCCTCTTTGGCTGTTTTAGCACCGACTACCGTGGCAAGTACCACGGTGTCATCCATATTGAGAAGTACAGCACCACTGGATTGGCGAGCAATCTCACCGGTTTCCATGGTGACGGTGTGTTGGCCCCATTGAAACGTTTTCACAACTTTATGAAACATTGACATATTTTTTTCTCCAAACATACACACCGCGGATCCACAGCGCCGCGGTATCACTGGAGTGATTGCATGATGAACCCATGTGGGATGCCATTCCAGTGCGTCTCTTTTAAGAAGAAACGCATTGGAATGACACGATCCCTAGAAGCCGGTCATCTTGAACCACTCAAAGTAGAGCCTTGCCCGTTTGGCAACACCCTACTTCATTGCAATGCTGACAAAAACAAGAAATTACTTACGTAAACCTAGTTTGTCGATCAGCGCGCGATAACGGTCCAGATCCTTGCTCTTGAGGTAATCCAAGAGACGGCGACGGCGCGAGACCATCTTCAACAAGCCACGACGGCTGTGATGATCTTTTGCGTTTGCCTTGAAATGGGGGGTAAGTTCATTGATACGAGCGGTTAATAACGCCACCTGAACTTCGGGGCTACCCGTATCGTTTGCGCCACGCGCGTTTTGTTTGACGATTTCCGCCTTATTAATGTCTGCAACTGCCATCTTCATACTCCATACGTGCGGACACTCAAGCTTGCACCTGATATGCCGTGTTAATAAAAAGCTTTATAAATCAAAGCTTCAGCATTCTAACAGACCGCACCCTCCGATTGTGGGCAAAGCGGTCTGATAGTTAATAAATTTATATAAATCAATAACTTACGATTTAGGGTGCCATCTGAGCATTGAGCTTGATGGCGCTGGGATCGTGCAATTTGTTCAATGCCGCTAAATAGGCCTTAGCCGAGGCGGCAATGATGTCGGGGTCCATGCCCACTCCGTTCACAATCCGCCCCCCTTTGGAGAGCCGCACGGTGACCTCCCCCTGCGACTCTGTACCCGAAGTAATAGCATTGACTGAGTAGAGCAAAAGTTCAGCACCACTTTGCACTTTGTTCTCAATCGCATGCAAAGTGGCATCGACTGGGCCATTGCCTTCAGCCTCCGAATGCACATCGTGACCACCCATCTTAAACACCACCTTCGCCGATGGCTTTTCACCGGTCTCAGAATGTTGGTTTAAAGAAATGAAACTGAAGTGCTCATTCTGATCGGCTACCGAAGAGTCCGACATCAAAGAAATAATGTCTTCATCAAAAATCTCGGCCTTTTGATCGGCTAAAGCCTTAAAGCGTGCGAACGCATCGTTGAGCTCACTCTCGGACTCCAACACCACCCCTAACTCCGAAATACGTTGTTTGAACGCATTGCGACCAGACAACTTACCAAGCACGATGCGATTGGTCGCCCATCCCACATCTTCTGCCCGCATGATCTCGTAGGTATCGCGCGCCTTCAGGACACCATCCTGATGAATACCCGATGCATGGGCAAAGGCATTGGCGCCAACCACGGCTTTATTCGGTTGCACTACAAAGCCCGTGATTTGTGAAACCAATTTAGAAGCTGGCACGATCTGCTTGGTATCAATGCCCACATCTAACTGAAAGAAATCCTTACGAGTTCGCACCGCCATCACAATTTCCTCTAAGGAAGTATTGCCCGCGCGCTCACCTAAGCCATTAATCGTGCATTCCACTTGGCGCGCACCGCCGATATGAACACCGGCTAAGGAGTTGGCCACGCCCATCCCTAAATCGTTATGGCAATGCACTGACCAGATGGCTTTATCCGAGTTCGGAATCCGAGTCCGCAAGGTTTTAATGAACTCACCATAGAGTTCAGGAACGGCATAACCAACTGTATCGGGAACATTAATCGTGCTCGCTCCCTCAGCAATGACTGCCTCCAAGACTCGGCACAAGAAGTCCATGTCCGAACGGTAGCCATCCTCAGGAGAGAACTCAATATCGCCTGCCAAGTTTCTGGCAAAGCGGATGGATTTTTTGGCTTGC encodes:
- a CDS encoding 2-isopropylmalate synthase is translated as MSDRLIIFDTTLRDGEQSPGASMTRDEKVRIARQLERLRVDVIEAGFAASSEGDFAAISAVAAAVKDSVVCSLARANETDITRASDALKAANAKRIHVFLATSALHMEKKLRMTPEQVYEQAKKSIRFARNLAGDIEFSPEDGYRSDMDFLCRVLEAVIAEGASTINVPDTVGYAVPELYGEFIKTLRTRIPNSDKAIWSVHCHNDLGMGVANSLAGVHIGGARQVECTINGLGERAGNTSLEEIVMAVRTRKDFFQLDVGIDTKQIVPASKLVSQITGFVVQPNKAVVGANAFAHASGIHQDGVLKARDTYEIMRAEDVGWATNRIVLGKLSGRNAFKQRISELGVVLESESELNDAFARFKALADQKAEIFDEDIISLMSDSSVADQNEHFSFISLNQHSETGEKPSAKVVFKMGGHDVHSEAEGNGPVDATLHAIENKVQSGAELLLYSVNAITSGTESQGEVTVRLSKGGRIVNGVGMDPDIIAASAKAYLAALNKLHDPSAIKLNAQMAP